In Plasmodium vivax chromosome 14, whole genome shotgun sequence, the genomic window tataagcgAATAAGTACTAGCAATAATCAGTACCATTCAAATTATAGCTATATCGCGTTAACCCTTACTTTCCAGATCCCACTCTTTTTGCGTTATGTTTACATaagaatatatatcatttacCAAACCATCATACAAATACAAGCGAACGAACGCcctgccctttttttttttttgcctcacaATTGTATTACATAGAGATatatatccctttttttgcgccatcGAACTGTTAGCCATTGCGccagttttattttctttattttttatgctttccttttttaaattataaagaaaagtccctttattttatatacttttatatatatacgtacttGTAAATAAAACAGAACGCCATTTGtgagttttgttttttttacatcgttaaattttacaatttaaaaaaacccACCTTCCGTTTAATTCTTATATAAAGCTTGATGAACCTCGCTATACAGAATCTTGGTATTAATGACCCCTTCACAAATGAAAACATTGTTGATAAGGGGAATGGTAAACCGAACACGACGAATTTAATACGTAAGTTTGAGCGGCTCCCCGTCAGGCGCAGCGCGCAATGTATATGCACGCAGCACGCATGTGGAGATTAACCCCCCCGAGTTCGTGCAAACGAGTGTTCATGCATATAAGTGTTTGTGCATATAAGTGTTCATGCACATGCGTGCTGATCCTTTTGCATGCTTTGCCCCGCGCGCGAAAAGGTCGTATGCAAATGTGCTGTGACCACTTCGAATTGCGCCGTTGCGGGGCTTATTTTCACCACACCCTCACCCTCGtgcatgaaaaaattatgctacTGTTATGTGCTTTATCATGTGCGTGCACCTCGTAACGGTGCCGCTGCGGGTGCCGCGTTGTGTTGAAGTGGAAAGAAGCGTACATGTGGCGTGCGTCATATATGCGAATATTCCTATGTACGTTATTGTGATTGCATTTCTGCCTTACAACCCTTATGACACATCCcccttctccctcccccACGCAGATATAAGAAATCAACAAAGAAATGGTAGAAAGAGCGTTACGACAGTGCAAGGATTAGGAAAAACGTatgatttgaaaaaaatggtccGAGCCTTAAAAAAGGTAAGTGCGCAGTGAGGGAgtgaaaaagaggaaaaaaaaaaaaaaaaggaagaaaggatgaaaggaaggaagaaagaaaggCGTGCGGGTGGTGCACCACTTGAGTTGAAACCCCGTTGAGGTGCTCACCCTAGTGATGACCCCGCGAGTGAGGACGTACCGAACAATCACCTTACATAACCGACTGCATAACCGCACCGCAGGTGTACTCATTCCccgcttctttcccccctttgcaggaATTCAACTGTAATGGAACAATCATAGAAGATAGCGAGCATGGTTCAATTATTCAACTGCAGGGAGACAAGAGAAATAACGTTAAAGACTTTTTAATACGAGAAGGAATTTGCGCAGGGGACCATATACGTATACATGGCGCTTAAGTTCTGCGAcccgttcgttttttttttatacatatttttatgaagccactatatacataatttatatatacccACATATgtgagaaaaaacaaaaaaaaatagcaaaattgaaaaaaaaaaaaaaaaaaaaaaaacacacacaacACTATACAACACAACACAACAAAAAAGATAGTAAAATACCGTCGTCACGCATACACAGCGGAGACACTCGAGTGACAAACAGATCTGTGGAGTAAATGGAGTAGACGATTGAATAATCCTGCAagtgaaagaagaaaaaaaaaaaaaatgtacatatcgCACTGCCAGTAGCAGCGGTACATCATacaaaagaagaagggaaaaaagaaccctaaccctagcCAGTGTGGCCATATACCTAAAAAAGAGAGCGATCAATTATGAAATGTTAAAAGAGAGCAAAGCATTAGCAGCATAGCTTTCCAAGCCAAGGAGAGAAGAGAGAGTGAGTGAGAGAGTGTTGCAAGGGAGAAAGCATCGCATGACAAGATTTTATTAAAGAAAGGTTTCCTAACAGCTTTGCTAAGCAGCCTTGCTAAGCAGCCTTGCCAAACAGTCTATCCAAACAGTCTATCCAAGCAGCCTTGTGCACTATTGCGACGGAAGCGTATGTGTGTCTCTCCGCACGTATGTATCTATCTACCATGTGCGTATACGTACGTATACCCATATGCGCATATGTTTTGAGTAACATCATTTCTCGCCCGTTTTGGAGCCGCTCAAAAGTGTGCGTTTGTGTACGACCCTGTTTGGCACTTTCTACGCACGTTTGCACGGGCACAAAAAGAAGGGCCTTCTTCTGAAAGGGCGTCGcagcaattaaaaaaagctCTGGCGCGTCATGTGTGCATGCGGTGGCTGAGCATATTTCACGCACAAGAGCGCACCGAACTGTGCATGGACATCTGCACGAGCATTCGCGCACGCGTATATACGCACACGCACACGTTATGTAGATACGCGCGGACGCATGCACCACCCCCCTCCCCTATGCagtatatgcacacatgccTGTACAATACTCTGTACACTTagacattattttttactaaaggtgcacgtattttttttttttttttcctttttttttttttcttttttatttttgcaccAGCGGCGTTGCAtgcaaatgtatatattctCTCATGCAATGTgatgtaaatttttacataaaaggATAAGATCCATGTacaaagcatttttttttttaaagactCGCGCAAATGAAAGCATATTAAGAGattgaaaaagaacaacaaaaGGGTCAGAAGTGTGATGGGGCGGCGAGGGAAGCGAATATGGTGGTGGACCACATAAAAAGTGCAGGGGTGATCTATCGTAGTGGTCTGGATCGCGACGCGGTATACCTGTTACCATGTTAGTGGTCCATTATAGCGTTGTTGTACCACTTTCActttaatcattttatagCCTTGGAGACGGGGCAGAAAAATGgtgtattcctttttttgccaaaatggaggaacTTTCTCCAAGGGCTAAGCgcatgggggggaagtgagAAAAGCGCTGTCTAAATTTTGTGAGAGGATTTGCAATGTGCACAGTGTTATATTGTGGAGCATGCAGCGGCGAAGTCTCTTTGTGGAGGCCCTATTTTGGCCAagcccaaagggggaaaaaaaccaCTAGGCGCTTACGTCAAATTGTTGCTCCGTCTGTTGGCCAGTTCGAGTGCCACTTTCCAATATTGTGCGAAAGACCCCCTCTCTGCAACAATTCGTTCGCCcgttcctctttttaattagcacgttttttctccccacggGAAAGTATAACCAGTCGGGCCACCAATTCGCGAATTACGTGGTGAGGGGGCAACTCGTTTGTACTGTTGCGCCCCCCTGTGTGCGTAACTTTTTGGCTGTATTTCCGGCAAAGTAtggatgggaaaaaaaaaaaaaaaaaaaaaaaaatcgcctgaacagtTGGCCACACTTTTGTTAGCTTCTGTTCCATGCGGAGTgcacttccattttgtgcaacAATTTTTGAGCGGCCCATTTGGTTGACTCCTTTCCACCGTAGAGACAACTTTTGCGAGGCGTGATCCGTCCACCCGATCGTGCATCAGTTATGTTGCGTTTGAAAATTTCTGCCTTCATACCTCCAAAAGAGGGCGAAAAGGAACGCCGCAAAAGGGTGATTACTTATGAAGGgtggggaatttttttttttttttttattacccctTCCCCCCACGCGTTACGCACAAGTGTTGCAACACAATTGCACTGAagattgggaaaaaaaaaaaaaaggagaaatacgCACATGGGTGTATATCCTTGCATGTCCGCAGgtgtgtacatgtacatatacaaaCACACGTGAGAGGAATTTTTCCCGTCTGACGCTATACCGTTTGCGCTGCCGCGGAAGGGGAGTTACGCAAACTGGGGGACCATGTGGTACGACAATGAACGGGTCCCAGAGGAAGAGGGGGTGAGTAAGCTGCTCGTTGGAAAAACGTTCGCCTACTTTCCAAAGTGCCCAGACGATGAAGGTCGTCATgtgcagggggaggggcgatACGGAGGGGTAGGCAAGGAGGGCCATCTGCCCCATAGGGGGAATGCCAACAAGGCGGACAATATGGAAACCATGGACAGTGTGAACAGAGCAGGAAAGGGGGGAGTTATGGATACGATGGAAGACGTGGGGGACTCCCACAGGGGGGATGACCCGATGAGCGAGACCAATGGGGATGGTGGGCACCCCGCGGATGAACTGGACAGCATGCACCACGTGGACGGACTAGACAGCGTTCTCTTCAACCAGAAGGAGTACGTGCTAATCCAGCAGAGACTGGGAAGGACGATCATCCCCCTAAACCCAGAGCTACTGGCGCAGTCCACCCTGGAGCAAGAAATCATCGACGGCTACCTAAGCGAgattcacaaaaatgtcCGCAAGTGTTCAATCCTAACAGAGTACTCCTTTCTCGTGCAACAAATGCCAAGGGGAATTTACTGCCTTCCACAAAAGGATAATTTACTCGTGTGGGAtgtattcataattttgtataGCACTGTTTATAGGAATGCAAAATTTAAAGCGCAAATCCGATTGGGGGAAAATTACCCGCATTCAATTCCtgaggtgttttttttatcccctgtttttcatccttttataaatttacaaacgggaaaattaaatttgGGGAAACATTTAAATGAATGGACTCCCAAAAGTCATTACATGTCTTTAATATTTCTGTACatgagaaatattttttatttgcaagATGAATATAACAAGGAAAACGTagaaaatgaggaggcctattttttacttaacaATGACCGGGAGCTGTTTCTGCGGAAGGTTCACGAATGTGTGCAAATGTCCAATGAGCGCCTGTACCAACAGGTAGACAACTGCATGTTCAATTTTGGCGCGGAGCTGGCTAGCCGGGAAATCGCGGACATGATGCAGCAGGTGAAGGACGACCCCCTCTGCAGCAGGAAGGCGGAGGCGTTCATACACTGGCTCATCAACGATTATGCGGCGGGGGCCAGCGAGGGGGTCATCAGTGAAGCGGTCATCAGCGAAGAAGTCATCAGCGAAGAAGTCATCAGCGAAGAAGTCATCAGTGAGGAGGTGAAGAGTGAGAACTCGCCCATTGAAGAATTGATCAGTGAGGAGGTGCGCAGTGAAGAGGTACGCAGTGAAGAGGTACGCAGTGAAGAAGCTATTAGTGAGGACCCGCCCAGCGAAGAAGTCATTAGTGAGGACCCCTCCAGTGAAGCGAAACGCAATGAGGACACTCCCAGTGAAGAGGTACGCAGTGAGGAGCCTCCCAGTGAAAAAGCAATTACTGAGGAGGTGATCAGTGAAGAAGTGATCAGTGAGGACACTCCCAGTGAAGAGGTACGCAGTGAGGATCCGCCCAGTGAAGAGGTACTCAGTGAAGACCCGCCCAGTGAAAAAGCGATTAGTGAGGATCCACCTAGTAAAGAAGTGATTAGTGAGGATCCACCTAGTGAAGAAGTGATTAGTGAGGATCCGCCCAGTGAGGACCCCACCAGCGAGGAAGTTACCGGCGAAAAAGTTACTGGTGAAAAAGTTACCAACGAGGAAGTTCCCGGCGAAGGAGTTCCCGGCGAGGACCCGCCCCGCGACGGCACAGAGGAGGGGGGTGCGCCCCCGAATGAAGTGACCCCCCACTATGACAACGGCAAGCGCGAAAACGAGCATGACGGCGCAACACCCGTGGACGCTACCGCCGTTCAGCACCTCCGGAGGGACAGAAGGAAGAGGTCACCCATGCAGTAGCGTTGCACACTCGGgggttaaaaggaaaagatgTCTGCCgggaaaatgaaataaaaagggaaaaacatgGCCATCCATTGCACGCTTGAATTGGCAGACGGATAATCAGTaaacaaatgaacatttttaagtcAACCGGGGGATGCCTACTCGTGGAAGTACCACaggatagaaaaaaaaaaaaaaatggcagacGAATAATCCGCGTTACAGACACtttgagtaaaaaaaattaatttttttttttttttttttttttgtcctatTCAAATttgatatttattttaaaataattttttgaagactTTTATTGCTAACTTTTAAaggtaaaat contains:
- a CDS encoding translation initiation factor SUI1, putative (encoded by transcript PVX_101080A), whose amino-acid sequence is MNLAIQNLGINDPFTNENIVDKGNGKPNTTNLIHIRNQQRNGRKSVTTVQGLGKTYDLKKMVRALKKEFNCNGTIIEDSEHGSIIQLQGDKRNNVKDFLIREGICAGDHIRIHGA
- a CDS encoding ubiquitin-conjugating enzyme domain containing protein (encoded by transcript PVX_101085A); the encoded protein is MWYDNERVPEEEGVSKLLVGKTFAYFPKCPDDEGRHVQGEGRYGGVGKEGHLPHRGNANKADNMETMDSVNRAGKGGVMDTMEDVGDSHRGDDPMSETNGDGGHPADELDSMHHVDGLDSVLFNQKEYVLIQQRLGRTIIPLNPELLAQSTLEQEIIDGYLSEIHKNVRKCSILTEYSFLVQQMPRGIYCLPQKDNLLVWDVFIILYSTVYRNAKFKAQIRLGENYPHSIPEVFFLSPVFHPFINLQTGKLNLGKHLNEWTPKSHYMSLIFLYMRNIFYLQDEYNKENVENEEAYFLLNNDRELFLRKVHECVQMSNERLYQQVDNCMFNFGAELASREIADMMQQVKDDPLCSRKAEAFIHWLINDYAAGASEGVISEAVISEEVISEEVISEEVISEEVKSENSPIEELISEEVRSEEVRSEEVRSEEAISEDPPSEEVISEDPSSEAKRNEDTPSEEVRSEEPPSEKAITEEVISEEVISEDTPSEEVRSEDPPSEEVLSEDPPSEKAISEDPPSKEVISEDPPSEEVISEDPPSEDPTSEEVTGEKVTGEKVTNEEVPGEGVPGEDPPRDGTEEGGAPPNEVTPHYDNGKRENEHDGATPVDATAVQHLRRDRRKRSPMQ